A genomic region of Miscanthus floridulus cultivar M001 chromosome 3, ASM1932011v1, whole genome shotgun sequence contains the following coding sequences:
- the LOC136542783 gene encoding tubby-like F-box protein 6 isoform X1 yields MPFSSMIQEMKGEIGAISSRGLLRFRSDRPGGHAAAGRAPAAEPPGEALRESCWAQVPPELLRMVLARVEDEEARWPGRSAVVASAGVCRCWRAVVKELVRVPEASGKFTFPISLKQPGPRDAPIKCFIRRNRATQSYSLCVGVTDGMLFHPPISLADDGKFLLAARRSRRPAGTEYLISLDAKNTSKGTCIGKLRSNFLGTKFIVYDAHPPCVGAVVSKGPYAHMIGSAQVSPGVPAGNYPISHISYKATFGSRVPRKMSCVMDSIPVSAIKGGTAPMQTEFPSINSNSFASVPFFRKSGRLDSSGVQLATQNEAKIVLKNKSPRWHEPLQCWCLNFHGRVTVASVKNFQLVASGESDLNNQDDDDVILQFGKVGKDLFTMDYRYPISAFQAFAICLSSFDTKITRE; encoded by the exons ATGCCTTTCAGCAGCATGATCCAGGAGATGAAGGGCGAGATCGGCGCCATCTCGTCGCGCGGCCTGCTGCGGTTCCGGTCGGACCGGCCGGGGGGTCACGCCGCCGCCGGGCGAGCGCCGGCAGCTGAGCCCCCGGGCGAGGCGCTGCGGGAGAGCTGCTGGGCGCAGGTGCCCCCCGAGCTCCTGCGGATGGTGCTGGCCAGGGTCGAGGACGAGGAGGCGCGGTGGCCAGGCCGCAGCGCCGTCGTGGCGTCCGCCGGCGTCTGCCGCTGCTGGAGGGCCGTCGTCAAGGAGCTCGTGCGCGTCCCGGAGGCGTCGGGGAAATTCACCTTCCCCATTTCTCTCAAGCAG CCTGGTCCAAGGGATGCCCCAATTAAATGTTTCATTAGGAGGAACCGGGCGACTCAGTCATATTCTCTGTGTGTTGGAGTCACTGATGGCATGCTTTTTCACCCCCCTATAT CGTTAGCTGATGATGGGAAATTTCTACTTGCTGCACGCAGAAGTCGTAGGCCCGCAGGCACTGAATACCTGATCTCGCTTgatgcaaagaatacatcaaaagGTACCTGCATTGGCAAGCTAAG ATCAAACTTCTTGGGAACAAAATTTATTGTCTATGATGCCCATCCACCTTGTGTGGGAGCTGTGGTTTCAAAGGGTCCGTATGCACACATGATCGGTTCAGCCCAAGTTTCTCCTGGGGTGCCTGCTGGGAATTATCCAATTTCACACATTTCTTACAAAGCGACTTTTGGTTCTAG GGTGCCAAGAAAAATGAGCTGTGTCATGGATTCCATCCCTGTATCAGCGATTAAAGGAGGGACTGCTCCCATGCAGACTGAATTTCCATCTATTAACTCCAACTCTTTTGCATCAGTTCCATTCTTCAGAAAATCAGGTCGTCTGGATAGTTCAGGTGTTCAGCTAGCCACTCAGAATGAAGCTAAGATTGTGCTGAAGAACAAGTCCCCCAGATGGCATGAACCGCTGCAATGCTGGTGCCTGAATTTCCATGGGCGGGTCACGGTTGCATCTGTTAAGAACTTCCAGTTGGTGGCTTCAGGCGAGAGTGATCTGAATAACCAGGATGACGACGACGTGATACTCCAGTTTGGCAAGGTCGGGAAGGACTTGTTCACCATGGACTACCGTTATCCGATATCTGCGTTTCAGGCATTTGCCATCTGTCTGAGCAGCTTCGATACCAAAATTACTCGCGAATGA
- the LOC136542783 gene encoding tubby-like F-box protein 11 isoform X2 → MPFSSMIQEMKGEIGAISSRGLLRFRSDRPGGHAAAGRAPAAEPPGEALRESCWAQVPPELLRMVLARVEDEEARWPGRSAVVASAGVCRCWRAVVKELVRVPEASGKFTFPISLKQPGPRDAPIKCFIRRNRATQSYSLCVGVTDALADDGKFLLAARRSRRPAGTEYLISLDAKNTSKGTCIGKLRSNFLGTKFIVYDAHPPCVGAVVSKGPYAHMIGSAQVSPGVPAGNYPISHISYKATFGSRVPRKMSCVMDSIPVSAIKGGTAPMQTEFPSINSNSFASVPFFRKSGRLDSSGVQLATQNEAKIVLKNKSPRWHEPLQCWCLNFHGRVTVASVKNFQLVASGESDLNNQDDDDVILQFGKVGKDLFTMDYRYPISAFQAFAICLSSFDTKITRE, encoded by the exons ATGCCTTTCAGCAGCATGATCCAGGAGATGAAGGGCGAGATCGGCGCCATCTCGTCGCGCGGCCTGCTGCGGTTCCGGTCGGACCGGCCGGGGGGTCACGCCGCCGCCGGGCGAGCGCCGGCAGCTGAGCCCCCGGGCGAGGCGCTGCGGGAGAGCTGCTGGGCGCAGGTGCCCCCCGAGCTCCTGCGGATGGTGCTGGCCAGGGTCGAGGACGAGGAGGCGCGGTGGCCAGGCCGCAGCGCCGTCGTGGCGTCCGCCGGCGTCTGCCGCTGCTGGAGGGCCGTCGTCAAGGAGCTCGTGCGCGTCCCGGAGGCGTCGGGGAAATTCACCTTCCCCATTTCTCTCAAGCAG CCTGGTCCAAGGGATGCCCCAATTAAATGTTTCATTAGGAGGAACCGGGCGACTCAGTCATATTCTCTGTGTGTTGGAGTCACTGATG CGTTAGCTGATGATGGGAAATTTCTACTTGCTGCACGCAGAAGTCGTAGGCCCGCAGGCACTGAATACCTGATCTCGCTTgatgcaaagaatacatcaaaagGTACCTGCATTGGCAAGCTAAG ATCAAACTTCTTGGGAACAAAATTTATTGTCTATGATGCCCATCCACCTTGTGTGGGAGCTGTGGTTTCAAAGGGTCCGTATGCACACATGATCGGTTCAGCCCAAGTTTCTCCTGGGGTGCCTGCTGGGAATTATCCAATTTCACACATTTCTTACAAAGCGACTTTTGGTTCTAG GGTGCCAAGAAAAATGAGCTGTGTCATGGATTCCATCCCTGTATCAGCGATTAAAGGAGGGACTGCTCCCATGCAGACTGAATTTCCATCTATTAACTCCAACTCTTTTGCATCAGTTCCATTCTTCAGAAAATCAGGTCGTCTGGATAGTTCAGGTGTTCAGCTAGCCACTCAGAATGAAGCTAAGATTGTGCTGAAGAACAAGTCCCCCAGATGGCATGAACCGCTGCAATGCTGGTGCCTGAATTTCCATGGGCGGGTCACGGTTGCATCTGTTAAGAACTTCCAGTTGGTGGCTTCAGGCGAGAGTGATCTGAATAACCAGGATGACGACGACGTGATACTCCAGTTTGGCAAGGTCGGGAAGGACTTGTTCACCATGGACTACCGTTATCCGATATCTGCGTTTCAGGCATTTGCCATCTGTCTGAGCAGCTTCGATACCAAAATTACTCGCGAATGA